ACGCAGTCCCCGCCCGCGTGACGCCGGCTAGAAGCGGTAGGCCACGCCCGCCAGCGCTTCCATCGTGAAGTAGCTGTCGTCGAAGCGCGGCACGATGGAGGGCCCCAGCCGCAGGTTGAAGTTCACGTTGAGGTTGTTGCTGACGAAGTACTCCAGGCCGCCTCCGAAGAGGATGGGGATGACCGGCCCGATGCCCTCGCCGATGTAGACGTTGAACGGCACGTCGATGCCGGCGTTGATCATCAGCGCGCTGCCCACGGGGATGCCCACCACGAACGCCACCGGCAGCGCCATGCCGAAGAGCGTGTTGCCCCGGGGGAAGTAGACGAACGGCCCCGGCTGGAAGGTGATGGCGAAGGCCACCTTGTCCGTCTGCGCAATCATCACGCGCAGCCAGCCCTGGAGCTTGAGGCCCGCGTCGGACGCGTCCACCAGGCCCTCACGGCCCCAGTTGAAGCTGAACTTGCCGCCAATATCCACGGTGTCGGAGCCGCCGTGCAGCAGGCCCAGCGTCAGGCCCGGGAAGCCGATCTGCGCGCTGAACATGTTGCGGCCCGAGCCGACGGTCTCCGCCGCCAGCAGGGACCAGCCCTGCCCGCGAGCCATCGCGGTACCGGGGACGGCCAGGAGCACGGCCAGGAGGAAACCAGGAATGAAGCGCTTCACGCGGTTCCTTTCTGCGAAGGGCCGCGACAGGGGACGCGACCCGTTGGGTTGAGTTGAAGGGTGATTCAGGACTCAGGCGGGTTGGCCACGCTCGCGGGCCAGCACCAGGAAGGCATCGATGAGGGCCGCGAGCTTCGCCTCCGCGCGCTGGCGGGCCTGGGGGAGCGGCTCGCCGGGGGCGGGCGTCTCCTTGTGCTCGAAGTAGTATTTGATTTTCGGCTCGGTGCCGGAGGGGCGCAGGGTGACGCGGCCGCCGCCCTCCAGCGCGAAGGCGACGACGTTGGACGGGGGCAGGCCGCCCTCGCCCTTCTGGTAGTCGCGCACGGCGCTCACGCGGGTGCCGCCGATGTTCGCGGGCGGCGAGGCGCGGAAGGCCTCCATGATGGCGCGGATGGTTTGCGCACCGGCGGCGCCAGGGAGCGTCACGTTGCGCTGGGCGCCCACGTGCAGGCCGAAGCGGCGCTGGATCTCCTCCAGGTACCCCAGGACGGTGGTGCCACGGGCCTCGCACCACGCGGCCAGGTCCGCCATCACCAGGGCCGCGCCCACGCCGTCCTTGTCACGCGTGGCGGTGCCCACGGTGTAGCCGAGCGCCTCCTCGTAGCCGAAGACGAACTGCGTGCCTTCCTTCGCCGTGCGCTCCAGCGCGCGGTTGGCGATCCACTTGAAGCCGGTGAGGACCTCGTCGTACGCGGCGTCCAGCCCGCGCGCGATCTCCCCCAGCTGCGTGGAGGACACGATGGTGGTGACGACGTGCGGGCGCGCACGCTTGGTGCCCTGCGTGAGGACGTAGTGGCCCAGCAGCACGCCCACCTCGTTGCCGGTGAGCATGCGCAGCTTCCCGGAGGCATCCCGCGCCATCACCGCGAGCCGGTCCGCGTCCGGATCATTGGCGAGCACCAGGTCCGCCTTCACGCGCTCCGCGGTGGCGAGCGACAGGTCCATGGCGCCCGGCTCCTCCGGGTTGGGGAAGCGCACGGTGGGGAAGCGGCCGTCGGGCTGCTGCTGCTCGGCCACCGGCGTCATGCGCGGGAAGCCCGCCTCCTTGAGCGCGAGCGCCGCCCACGCGCCGCCCACGCCGTGCATGGCGGTGTAGACGATGGACAGCGTGTCGCTGCCCTTGCGGAACAGGCGCAGGTCCAGGATGGCGCGCAGGTACGCGTTGCCCACGTCCTCCGGCAGGTCGCGCCACAGCCCCTTCGCGCGGCCTTCGGCGGGCGTGAGCAGGGGCACTTTGTTGGCGGGCTCCACCTTCGCGATGGCGTCCGCGATGCCCACGTCCTGCGGCGGGACGATTTGAGCGCCGTTGCCCCAGTAGACCTTGTAGCCGTTGTACTCGGGCGGGTTGTGGCTGGCCGTGACCATCACCGCGGCGGCGGCGTTGAGGTGCAGCACGGCGAACGCGGTGACGGGCGTGGGCACCGGCTCCGGGAAGACGTGCGCGGGGATGCCCTCCGCGGCGAACACGGCGGCGGTGTCCTCCGCCAGCTCCTTGCTCAAGCGGCGCGCGTCGCGGCCCACCACCACGCCGCGCGTGGTGACGTCCGGCACGGTGGCCTTGAGGTAGCGCGCCAGGCCCGCGGTGGTGCGGCGCACGACGGCGCGGTTCATCCGGTTGGGGCCGGCGCCCAGCACGCCGCGCAGGCCCGCGGTGCCGAACTCCAGGTCCTGCGCGAAGCGGTCCGCCAGGTCCGCCCAGTCCGACTTCGCGAGCACATTGGCCAGCTCCGCCTGGGTCTCCGGATCCGGATCCGCCTTGCGCCAGGTCTCCGCCCGCTCCCTGAGTCCGGTGGTGTCCATCGCGCGTTGCCTCGTGGTTGGAGAAGGGGCCTCTTCAGCCCTTGTAGTCGGTGAGGTGCTTGCGGCGCACCGGCCCCTTGGGGCCATCCTTGTTGTTCTGACACGCGACGCAGAACTCCGCGTAGGGCATGGCCTTGAGCCGACCCATGGGAATCTCCTCGCCGCACTCCTCGCACTCGCCGAAGGAGTCCGCGTCCTCGCGCAGCTTGCCCAGCGCCTTCACCACGCGCGCCAGCGTGCCGTCCGTGTTGCGGTTCCGGCTGGAGGCGATGGTCTGCATCATCTCGTTGAGGGGCTGCTCGTCCTCGTCGCCGCCCACGCGCGCCTCGTCGGTGCGGTTGGGCTCGATGCGCATGGGCGCCTTCCCGGTCAGCTCCGCGTGGAGCGCGAGCAACTGCTGGAGGAAGTCCTCTCGCTGCTTCGGGGTCACGGTGCGCGTCTCCGGAAGGGGTCAGTACTGCGCGGTGGAGAGCTGCCCGGTGACGATGGCCACGGACGCGGAGGCGCCCAGGCGGTTGGCGCCCGCGCGGATGAGCTTCACGGCGTCCTCCGCGGACCGCACGCCACCAGAGGCCTTCACGCCCACCTCGTCCCCTACCACCGCGCGCATCAGCTCGATGTCCTTCACCGTGGCGCCGCCGGGCCCGAAGCCGGTGGACGTCTTCACGAACGCGGCGCCCGCGGCCTTGGACAGCGCGCACGCGACGACCTTCTCCTCGTCCGTGAGGTGGCCCGTCTCCAGGATGACCTTCACGGGCAGCGGGTGGCTGGCCTCCACCACCGCGGCGATGTCCTGGTGCACGCGCTGGTAGTCGTGCGCCTTGAGCGCGCCCAGGTTGATCACCATGTCGATTTCACGCGCCCCGGCGCGGATGGCCTCGCGCGCCTCGAAGGCCTTCGCGGACGACAGCGCGGCGCCCAGCGGGAAGCCCACCACGGCGATGGGCACGGCGGACGAACCGGCCAGCACACGCGCGGCGGTGGCCACGTGGCAGCTGTTCACGCACACGGTGGCGAAGCCGTACTGCCGGGCCTCCTCCGCCACGCGCACCACGTCCTCGGCGCGCGCCTCGGGCTTGAGCAGCGTGTGGTCGATGTACTGCGCCAGGTCCGTGGCCTTGCCGAGGGTGGCCGGGTCCACGCGCGCGGTGGCGGTCTTCACACCGGGCGGACGCGGGGGCTCGGCGTTCAGCACGGCGGCGGGCGCGGGCGGCACCGCTTCCTGCTGGACCTTCCAGGCGTGCAGACGGTGACGGGCCTGGTCGACCAGCTCTTCCAGGACGGTGAAGAAGGCTTCGGCGTCGGACGGCATGCGGCGCCCCTTAGCCCACTCCCGGCCCTCGGGGAAGCGCTCGCGGGAGGACTGCGCGTCCGTCAACGCACGGGGTGCCGCGAAGGGGAGCGGGGCTGTAGAGTTCCAACCCGTGAAGGTCTTCGCGCGGCTGCTCGCACTCCTTGTCCTCCTCCTCGCGGCGCTGCCGGGCCACGCGGCGGCTCCGGCCTCCCCGGCCCTCCCCTCCCCCGCTCCCGGGCGGCTCACGGTCTACTTCCTCGACGTGGGCCAGGGAGACGCCGCGCTCATCGTGTCGCCCACGGGCAAGACGGTGCTCGTCGACGGCGGGCCTCCGGAGGCCAGCACGCGGCTGGCGGCGCGGCTGCGGGAGCTGGTGAAGGGACCGCTGGACCTGGTCATCCTCACCCACCCGCACCTGGACCACCTGGGCGGGCTGCGCTCGGCCTTGAAGGCTGTGGGCGCGAAGCGCTTCATGGACCCCGGCTTCGACCACCCGAGCGAGGCGTACCGCGACCTGCTGGACTTCGTGGGCAACGAGGTGGGCCAGGTGATGAGCCCGGAGCCCAACCCGGCCTCGCCCCAGACGCTGCTCACCGTGGGGCTGGGCGAAGGCGTGGCGCTCACGGTGCTCTGGCCGCGCGTGCCCCAGGAGGCGTTCCTCGCGGACACGCGCTCGGACGCGAACGCGAACTCCATCGTCACCAAGCTCACCTACGGGAAGACGGCGTTCCTCTTCACGGGGGACTCGGAGCCGCCCACGGAGGCGGTGCTGCTGCAGA
This genomic stretch from Corallococcus caeni harbors:
- a CDS encoding phospho-sugar mutase translates to MDTTGLRERAETWRKADPDPETQAELANVLAKSDWADLADRFAQDLEFGTAGLRGVLGAGPNRMNRAVVRRTTAGLARYLKATVPDVTTRGVVVGRDARRLSKELAEDTAAVFAAEGIPAHVFPEPVPTPVTAFAVLHLNAAAAVMVTASHNPPEYNGYKVYWGNGAQIVPPQDVGIADAIAKVEPANKVPLLTPAEGRAKGLWRDLPEDVGNAYLRAILDLRLFRKGSDTLSIVYTAMHGVGGAWAALALKEAGFPRMTPVAEQQQPDGRFPTVRFPNPEEPGAMDLSLATAERVKADLVLANDPDADRLAVMARDASGKLRMLTGNEVGVLLGHYVLTQGTKRARPHVVTTIVSSTQLGEIARGLDAAYDEVLTGFKWIANRALERTAKEGTQFVFGYEEALGYTVGTATRDKDGVGAALVMADLAAWCEARGTTVLGYLEEIQRRFGLHVGAQRNVTLPGAAGAQTIRAIMEAFRASPPANIGGTRVSAVRDYQKGEGGLPPSNVVAFALEGGGRVTLRPSGTEPKIKYYFEHKETPAPGEPLPQARQRAEAKLAALIDAFLVLARERGQPA
- a CDS encoding TraR/DksA C4-type zinc finger protein — its product is MTPKQREDFLQQLLALHAELTGKAPMRIEPNRTDEARVGGDEDEQPLNEMMQTIASSRNRNTDGTLARVVKALGKLREDADSFGECEECGEEIPMGRLKAMPYAEFCVACQNNKDGPKGPVRRKHLTDYKG
- the deoC gene encoding deoxyribose-phosphate aldolase, with translation MPSDAEAFFTVLEELVDQARHRLHAWKVQQEAVPPAPAAVLNAEPPRPPGVKTATARVDPATLGKATDLAQYIDHTLLKPEARAEDVVRVAEEARQYGFATVCVNSCHVATAARVLAGSSAVPIAVVGFPLGAALSSAKAFEAREAIRAGAREIDMVINLGALKAHDYQRVHQDIAAVVEASHPLPVKVILETGHLTDEEKVVACALSKAAGAAFVKTSTGFGPGGATVKDIELMRAVVGDEVGVKASGGVRSAEDAVKLIRAGANRLGASASVAIVTGQLSTAQY
- a CDS encoding ComEC/Rec2 family competence protein translates to MKVFARLLALLVLLLAALPGHAAAPASPALPSPAPGRLTVYFLDVGQGDAALIVSPTGKTVLVDGGPPEASTRLAARLRELVKGPLDLVILTHPHLDHLGGLRSALKAVGAKRFMDPGFDHPSEAYRDLLDFVGNEVGQVMSPEPNPASPQTLLTVGLGEGVALTVLWPRVPQEAFLADTRSDANANSIVTKLTYGKTAFLFTGDSEPPTEAVLLQKPVDLTATVLKVAHHGGKHSSTAAFLERVKPQAAVISCGVGNDYGHPSPEVLGRLKDVRARTFRTDQDGEVMAVSDGTTVTLRSAKGGAGAASLSGTQRAGSPVALGPIEPTPHGRAGRSVEKEPEPGTSRSRTPVEPSAPTGTAAATGERYVSLKGSKVFHRESCSTLKRSKNERTVYSSRADALRERRPAEDCHP